From Chloroflexota bacterium, the proteins below share one genomic window:
- the mscL gene encoding large conductance mechanosensitive channel protein MscL, with product MFEEFKKFVMRGNVLDLAVGVIIGGAFGKIVASLVGDILMPLIGLLLGGVDFSGLAIMVGKAEVKYGAFIQTVIDFLIIALVIFLIVRMANAVTTKPEASKAPTDKDCPYCLSKVPLKATKCAYCASALS from the coding sequence ATGTTCGAGGAATTCAAAAAGTTCGTGATGCGCGGCAATGTCCTTGATCTGGCGGTCGGCGTTATCATCGGTGGCGCGTTCGGCAAAATCGTCGCGTCGTTGGTCGGGGATATTTTGATGCCGCTCATCGGTTTGCTCTTGGGCGGCGTGGACTTTAGCGGGTTGGCGATCATGGTTGGCAAAGCCGAAGTCAAGTACGGCGCGTTCATTCAAACGGTGATTGATTTTCTGATCATCGCGCTGGTGATCTTTTTGATTGTCCGAATGGCGAACGCGGTCACTACCAAACCCGAAGCGTCCAAAGCGCCGACGGACAAGGACTGTCCGTACTGCTTGTCCAAGGTTCCGCTCAAAGCGACCAAGTGTGCGTACTGTGCATCCGCGTTAAGTTGA
- a CDS encoding VanZ family protein: MTRASARSVVVTFGRTWGPALAWMILIFVWSAQTQPPFVPGGDGWAYLSRKLGHFTEFAILAALLRRATRPRAGWLAFALASVYAASDEWHQSFVPGRDMLFTDWVIDSAGALVALAGAPWLEKIVRRNFPSYFYKEAACSRNSKSS, from the coding sequence GTGACGCGTGCCTCTGCGCGTTCAGTCGTTGTGACTTTTGGGCGGACCTGGGGACCTGCGCTGGCATGGATGATCTTGATCTTTGTCTGGTCGGCGCAGACCCAGCCGCCGTTCGTGCCGGGCGGGGACGGCTGGGCGTACCTGTCGCGCAAGCTGGGGCATTTTACCGAGTTCGCGATTCTCGCGGCGTTGTTGCGCCGCGCGACGCGCCCGCGCGCGGGGTGGCTCGCGTTCGCACTCGCGTCGGTGTACGCGGCAAGCGACGAGTGGCATCAATCGTTCGTGCCGGGGCGCGATATGCTGTTTACGGACTGGGTGATTGATTCCGCCGGCGCGCTGGTCGCGCTCGCGGGCGCGCCCTGGCTGGAAAAAATCGTGCGACGTAATTTCCCATCCTATTTCTACAAGGAGGCGGCATGTTCGAGGAATTCAAAAAGTTCGTGA